The following proteins come from a genomic window of Streptomyces sp. Sge12:
- a CDS encoding ABC transporter ATP-binding protein, with protein sequence MSDVLELVDVSVVREGRALVDQVSWSVKEGERWVILGPNGAGKTTLLNLASSYLFPTKGSATILGSTLGKVDVFELRPRIGVAGIAMADKLPKRQTVLQTVLTAAYGMTATWQEEYEDVDEQRARAFLDRLGMTEYLDRKFGTLSEGERKRTLIARALMTDPELLLLDEPAAGLDLGGREDLVRRLGRLARDPLAPSMVMVTHHVEEIAPGFTHVLMIRQGKVVTAGPIDLELTSRNLSLCFGLPLVVERNGADRWTAQGLPLG encoded by the coding sequence ATGAGCGATGTTCTGGAGCTGGTGGACGTATCCGTGGTCCGCGAGGGCCGGGCTCTGGTGGACCAGGTCTCCTGGTCGGTGAAGGAGGGGGAGCGCTGGGTGATCCTCGGCCCCAACGGCGCCGGCAAGACCACACTGCTGAACCTCGCCTCCAGCTACCTCTTCCCCACCAAGGGCAGCGCCACCATCCTCGGCAGCACCCTCGGCAAGGTGGACGTGTTCGAGCTGCGCCCCCGCATCGGTGTCGCGGGCATTGCGATGGCCGACAAGCTGCCCAAGCGGCAGACCGTCCTGCAGACCGTCCTCACCGCCGCCTACGGCATGACGGCGACCTGGCAGGAAGAGTACGAGGACGTCGACGAGCAGCGCGCCCGCGCCTTCCTCGACCGCCTCGGCATGACCGAGTACCTCGACCGCAAGTTCGGCACCCTCTCCGAGGGTGAGCGCAAGCGCACGCTGATCGCCCGCGCGCTGATGACCGACCCCGAGCTGCTGCTCCTCGACGAGCCCGCCGCCGGTCTGGACCTCGGCGGCCGCGAGGACCTCGTACGCCGCCTCGGCCGCCTGGCCCGCGACCCGCTCGCCCCCTCGATGGTCATGGTCACCCACCACGTCGAGGAGATCGCCCCGGGCTTCACCCACGTCCTGATGATCCGTCAGGGCAAGGTCGTCACCGCGGGCCCGATCGACCTCGAACTGACGTCCCGCAACCTCTCCCTCTGCTTCGGCCTCCCGCTGGTCGTCGAGCGCAACGGGGCCGACCGCTGGACGGCCCAGGGCCTGCCCCTCGGGTAA
- a CDS encoding SPFH domain-containing protein: MQPIIIVLIILVVLVFIALVKTIQVIPQASAAIVERFGRYTRTLNAGLNIVVPFIDSIRNRIDLREQVVPFPPQPVITQDNLVVNIDTVIYYQVTDARAATYEVASYIQAIEQLTVTTLRNIIGGMDLERTLTSREEINAALRGVLDEATGKWGIRVNRVELKAIEPPTSIQDSMEKQMRADRDKRAAILQAEGVRQSEILRAEGEKQSSILRAEGDAKAAALRAEGEAQAIRTVFESIHAGDADQKLLAYQYLQMLPKIAEGDANKLWIVPSEIGDALKGLSGAMGNFGPMGGGGSGFNPGNTGKDGGGIPAARDKDGADRREQPPID, translated from the coding sequence ATGCAACCGATCATCATCGTCCTGATCATTCTGGTGGTTCTGGTCTTCATCGCACTGGTCAAGACGATCCAGGTGATCCCGCAGGCCAGCGCCGCCATCGTCGAGCGGTTCGGCCGCTACACCCGCACCCTCAACGCGGGCCTCAACATCGTCGTCCCGTTCATCGACTCCATCCGCAACCGGATCGACCTCCGCGAACAGGTCGTCCCGTTCCCGCCGCAGCCCGTCATCACCCAGGACAACCTGGTCGTCAACATCGACACCGTCATCTACTACCAGGTGACCGACGCGCGGGCCGCTACCTACGAAGTGGCCAGCTACATCCAGGCCATCGAGCAGCTCACCGTCACCACGCTCCGCAACATCATCGGCGGCATGGACCTGGAGCGGACCCTCACCTCCCGCGAGGAGATCAACGCGGCCCTGCGCGGCGTCCTCGACGAGGCCACCGGCAAGTGGGGCATCCGCGTCAACCGCGTCGAGCTCAAGGCCATCGAGCCGCCGACCTCCATCCAGGACTCGATGGAGAAGCAGATGCGCGCCGACCGCGACAAGCGCGCCGCGATCCTCCAGGCCGAAGGTGTCCGGCAGTCCGAGATCCTGCGCGCCGAGGGTGAGAAGCAGTCCTCCATCCTCCGGGCCGAGGGTGACGCCAAGGCCGCCGCACTGCGCGCCGAGGGTGAGGCACAGGCCATCCGCACGGTCTTCGAGTCCATCCACGCCGGTGACGCCGACCAGAAGCTCCTCGCCTACCAGTACCTCCAGATGCTCCCGAAGATCGCCGAGGGCGACGCCAACAAGCTCTGGATCGTGCCGAGCGAAATCGGTGACGCCCTCAAGGGCCTCTCCGGCGCCATGGGCAACTTCGGCCCCATGGGCGGCGGCGGCTCGGGCTTCAACCCGGGGAACACCGGCAAGGACGGCGGCGGCATCCCGGCCGCGCGCGACAAGGACGGCGCGGACCGCCGCGAGCAGCCCCCCATCGACTGA
- a CDS encoding chaplin, with protein MKNFKKAAAVTMIAGGLLAAGAGVSSAHGGASAEGEALNSPGVASGNQVQVPVHIPVNVVGNTVNVIGLLNGAFGNTGVNA; from the coding sequence GTGAAGAACTTCAAGAAGGCCGCAGCCGTCACCATGATCGCGGGTGGCCTCCTCGCCGCCGGCGCCGGTGTCTCCTCGGCGCACGGCGGTGCGTCGGCGGAGGGCGAGGCCCTGAACTCGCCGGGCGTGGCCTCCGGGAACCAGGTCCAGGTCCCCGTGCACATCCCCGTCAACGTGGTCGGCAACACGGTCAACGTGATCGGCCTGCTCAACGGCGCCTTCGGCAACACCGGCGTGAACGCCTGA
- a CDS encoding NfeD family protein codes for MDIDAWVWWLIGAVGLGIPLVLTAMPEFGMFAVGAVAAAVTAALGGEVVAQVLVFVIVSVALIAVVRPIANRHRDQRPQHRSGIDALRGRTAVVLERVDGSGGRIKLAGEVWSARTLDTDTSFEPGQSVDVVEIDGATAVVM; via the coding sequence GTGGACATCGACGCGTGGGTGTGGTGGCTCATCGGCGCGGTCGGACTGGGCATCCCCCTGGTCCTGACCGCCATGCCGGAGTTCGGCATGTTCGCAGTCGGCGCGGTCGCGGCCGCCGTCACGGCTGCCCTCGGCGGGGAAGTGGTGGCCCAGGTCCTGGTCTTCGTCATCGTGTCGGTCGCGCTCATCGCCGTCGTACGGCCCATCGCCAACCGCCACCGCGACCAGCGCCCCCAACACCGCAGCGGCATCGACGCGTTGAGGGGCAGAACCGCAGTCGTCCTGGAACGGGTCGACGGCAGCGGCGGCCGCATCAAGCTCGCCGGCGAGGTCTGGTCCGCGCGCACCCTCGACACGGACACCAGCTTCGAGCCCGGCCAGTCCGTCGACGTCGTGGAGATCGACGGAGCGACCGCCGTCGTGATGTGA